The following are encoded together in the Brassica napus cultivar Da-Ae chromosome A9, Da-Ae, whole genome shotgun sequence genome:
- the LOC106436238 gene encoding glycine cleavage system H protein 3, mitochondrial-like, which translates to MALRMWASSTANALKLSSSASRSHLLPAFSISRCFSSVLEGLKYANSHEWVKHEGSVATIGISDHAQDHLGEVVFVELPEEKSSVTKEKNFGAVESVKATSEIISPISGEVIEVNTKLADSPGLINSSPYEDGWMIKVKPSNPAELESLMGPKEYTKFCEEEDAAH; encoded by the exons atggCACTGAGAATGTGGGCTTCCTCTACAGCAAACGCTCTCAAGCTCTCTTCTTCTGCATCCAGATCTCATCTCCTTCCAGCTTTCTCCATCTCCAGATGCTTCTCCTCAG TGTTGGAAGGACTTAAGTATGCAAATTCACATGAGTGGGTGAAACATGAAGGCTCAGTGGCTACTATTGGCATCAGTGACCATGCCCAG GATCATTTAGGAGAAGTTGTGTTTGTGGAGCTGCCTGAAGAAAAAAGTTCAGTgaccaaagaaaaaaactttgGAGCAGTGGAGAGTGTGAAGGCAACAAGTGAGATTATATCTCCAATCTCTGGTGAAGTCATCGAGGTTAACACAAAGCTCGCTGATTCACCTGGCTTG ATTAACTCAAGCCCTTACGAAGATGGTTGGATGATAAAGGTGAAACCAAGCAACCCCGCAGAGCTGGAATCCTTGATGGGTCCAAAGGAATACACCAAGTTCTGCGAAGAGGAAGACGCTGCTCACTAG